DNA from Tsuneonella dongtanensis:
CGTCCAGATGGAGTTCGCGCGGGCGGCCATAGTCGTACAGGCGATAGGTGACGTCGGAATTCTGCTGGATTTCGACGAGCGAGATTCCCGCCCCGATCGCGTGCACGGTTCCTGCGGGCAGGTAGATGAAATCGCCCGCCTCGACCGCGAACCACTCGAGCCGGTCCTCGATCGATCCGTCGATCGCGGCCGCGCGAATCGTCTGCGGCGCGATCTCCTCAGCAAATCCAACAGCAAGCTTCGCTCCGGGCTCGGTTGACAGGACAAGCCAGCATTCGTCCTTGCCCCGTGAGCCGGGTGGCGCATCCGCATCCGACGGATGGACCTGGACCGAGAGGTTTTCGCTCGTGAACAGGTACTTGACGAGGAGCTGCGGCAATTCGGGCGGCGGGTCGAACCAGATTTCTCCGACGCATTTGCCAGGCGATGTGCTGAACGGCGGCGGCAAGGCGTCGCGACCCCACACCTTTTCGACGGTTTTCGTTTCGAGCGCGCGAACGGTCGTCACTGGTTCGTGGGCCCCGGCAACTTGCCGACGAGTTGCGTACCTTCTGCGCTGGTCACGAGGACCTCGTCGCCATCGACGACGACGATCACATCCTGGAGGCCGACCACCGAAACACGCGGGCCGTCGGTATCGACGAGGACGTTCCGGCAATCGACGAGATCGGCCTTGCCGCGTGTCCGGTTGCCGTCGGCATCGCCTGCGAGCGCGTCGCGCAGGGCGGCCCAGTTGCCGATGTCGGACCACCCCATGTCGGCCGGCACCACCGCCGCGCGGTTGCTGTTTTCCATCACAGCATAATCGACCGACTCCGCGGCGATACCCGCGAACGGCCCCGCGGCGGGATGAATGGTGGACCCGTCGCGTTCGGCCCCGTTGATGGCGGCGCGCACCGCCTCGACCATCGCCGGCCGGTGCGCGGCGAGCTCGTCGAGATAGGCACCCGCCAGGAACGCGAAGATCCCTCCGTTCCAGGCATAGCCGCCTTTGGCGAGAAAGGTTTCCGCGGTCGCGCGGTCGGGCTTTTCCACGAAACGATCGATGCGGTATCCGCCCGCGATCGCCTCGCCCCTGCGGATGTAGCCGTAGCCTGTCTCCGGCCGCTTGGCATTGATGCCGAAAGCGACGAGCCAGCCATCTGCGGCCAACCCTGCCGCCGCGCGGGCAGCTTCCCGGAATGCCTCAGCGTCGGCAATGTGATGATCGCTCGGACACACGAGCATGATCGCGTCTGCGGGCAGACTGGCAGCGGCGAGGCCGATTGCGGGCGCGGTGCTCTTCGCCGATGGTTCGACGATCAAGGTCGCGTCGGGGGAGGACTGATCCGCGACGAGCGCCATGTGATCTTTGCCGGCGACGATGATGGGGCTAGCGAACCCTTCTCCCCGGCATCGGTCGAGTGTCGCCTGAAACAGCGTGCGCTCTCCCGTCAGCGGCAGGAATGGCTTCGGCCGCGCCTTGCGGCTGCGCGGCCACAGCCGGGTGCCGCTTCCGCCGCACAGGATCACGGGAATGATCGTCGGTTCGCTCATCGCAAACGCGCGCTTAGCACCAAATTCCTACCGAACCGCCTAAGCAAAGTGGCCAGGCGCGATCAGAACCAGCGCTGCCTCCAGTAGAATGGTGCGGCCACCGGGTTGCCCGCGGAATCGGTCGCCGGCTTGAAGCGCAGGCGGTCGACGACGAGGCGGCAGGTGATCCGGTCCGCCTCAGGGTCGGGGCTCGGCTTGAAGACGCTGCAGTTCGACGCGCGTCCATCGGTGCCCACGGTCACCTTGACGATGACTTCGGTGCCGATCCGCGCCTCGCGACCGCCGGGCGGGACGGGATAGTCGCGCGCGTTGTTGATCCCGCCCGATACATGGACCGGCTTGGTCGCGATGCCGCCGCCCTGTCCGCTTCCGCCGTTGCCGCTTCCGGTCCCCGTGCCGGTGCCGCCCGCGCCGGTACCGCTGCCCTGTTCGCGCGCGCCCGATGTGTCGGCCGTGCCGGTCGAGGTCGCCTTGGGCGCCGGAGGATCGGGCTTCACCTTGATCTTGGGTTCGGGTGCCGCCGTGGGCTTGGGCACCGCCTGCTTGCCCTCTTCGCCAGAGGCGCCCGCGTCGGGCTCGGGTTCGGGCGGGGGTACGTACTCCTTGGTCTCCACCGTCACCGTGAATGTGGAAAGGACCGCGTCTTCGACCGACGCGGTCATGGTCGGGGCAAACGCCTTGGCGAGGCCGTAGAAGGCGGCCACGTGCAGCAGCACGATCAGGATCAGCGTGCCTGGCCGGGGCCTGCGCCGTGCGCTGGAGAAGTTGTCGTTGGCCGCCATGGCGACCCAACGCTGCGCAATGCGCCTGCGTTCCGCAAGCGGATAAACGAACGGCGGCGCTCCACGGTGGAGCGCCGCCGCCGTTGTTCGGGTTTCAGCTGCGATCAGAAGTCGTAGCTCAGACCCACCTTGATCCGCCACAGCGACGAGCTCGGCTGCACCAGAGCGGCATCGTCAGGCGCGAACGAGCTGATGATGTAGCGACCCTGCGCATCGACCGGAGTCGATGGCGTGTCCACGACGTTCACTAGACCTTCGAAGTCGCGACGGCGGAACACGTTCCAATCGCTGTCGAGGAAGTTCAGGAAATTGTCGAGGGTTGCGGTAAAGCGGAATTTGTCGCGACCGTTGAGCGGTCCTGGGAATTCCTGGGAGAAGTTGAGATCGAGGTCGTAATACCACTCGTTCGAGCAGGAATTGCGCTCGATCGTCCGACCCGCGTACTTCTTGGCGCACGGCAGCGCATCGATGTAGTTGACGAGGCTCTGCACTGCCGCCGCATTCGATGTGGGAGCCAGATTAGGATCATTCACACCGGTCGGAATGTAGAGCAGCGCGTTGTCGTTGCCGGATGCGCTGTCGTAAAACCGGCCCGAACCACCGAAGGTCAAGCTGTAGGGGCGGCCAGAACGAGCGACGAAGGTAAAGCCGAACCCGGTCTTCGCCTCTTCGCTGATGAACGCTTCCTTGAACTGCGCCGCGAGCGTGATGTTGTGCTTCGTCGAATAGAAGCTGCGTGTCGCTGGCGGATTCTGGCGGTCGAACGCCGCGGTTCCGTCGTAGTTCGAACCTGCGGTCGAACGGTACATCGAGCGGCGGTCCTTCGAATCGGTAAAGGCGTAGCCGATATTGATGAAGGTCGATCCACCCTCGGTGAACAGCCCGCGTTCGAAGCGCTTCGCCAGGATCGCCGAGGCGATCTGCGAAGTGTACTTGCCACCGTTGGTCAGCTGCAGCTCATCGTCACGCGACGTGCTGAAACACGCCGCGTTGACGTTGGTGTAGCTGATGGCGGTCCCATCCTGAACGAGTCGCGCAGTACAGCCCGCGACGGTCGGATCGATTGCCCGGTTGATCGGCCGCCCGTCGATTGTGAAGCCGTTGAGGCCGATCCGGAAGTCCGGCACCTGCGAGAGGTCCACCAGGGTGAGCGGGTTGCGATACTGGCTGCGGATGTAATCGAGGTTCAAGTTCCAGCCCGAGAAGAAGCTGCCACCCGCACCGAGCGTCGCCGACAATCCCAGGTTATAGCGCAGTACCGAAGGCATCTTGATGTCGGGATCGATGGACTGAGTATCGCCACCGCCCTGGGCCGCCAGCGCCTGTGCCGAATTGCGGACGCACTGCGGGAAACCCGTGAAACTGCCGCCTGACAGCACGTTGATGTTGGTCGTGCCGCACGACGTGGTGTTGAGGTTGCCCGGCGCGGTAGCGAAGCCATCGTTCTGGAACGCGTTGCCGAACCACACCACCGGGTCGCCACCGGAGAAGACGCCGACGCCGGCCTTGATCCGCAGGTTGCGCGCGAAGCCGAAATCGCCCGCGTCGTAGTCGAGCGCGAAGCGGGGCGCGACGACCGGATCGATATTGCTGAAGCCGATCGTGTTGGCCTGGCCATAACGCTGGACGAAGCGCGAGTTGAGACGCGGCCGGTCACCGTCGTACCAGTCGACGCGAACGCCTCCGATCAAGTTCAGGCGGTCTGTCACGTCCCATTCGTCCTGGACGAACGCGGTGTAGATCGTCCGCGAGAACGCTGCCGCAGCGCTTTCGATATTGCCGTCGCGGCTGTTGTTGATGTCAGCCCCGATGGTGGTGCCCGCTGCCACCGCGGCCGGGTCGGTCGTGCTGAAGCTGGTGCCATTGTTGGGCGTACCCGCAATCAGTGCGTTGACGTCGCGAAAGTAGAGCGTCCCCGTGCCGTTCTGGACGAACAGGTTGTTGAGGTCGGCCTTGTTCATCTCGGCGCCGAAGGTGAGGGTGTGCGCACCCTGGTTCAGGATGCCTTTGGCGCGGAACTGGTCGACGGACACGCTCAGTCTGTTGGCCGAGCGCGAAAATCCAGGACCAGCGACAAACAGCCCGCGGCTGGTGCCATTGTTCACCCCGACCACAATGCGTGTGATCGGGTTCTCGTCCTGCGCCTCGCCCCCACCGAGCGGGCTCTGTTCGTCGGTGATTTCCGATCGGGAGTACCCGAACTCGGTCGAGAAATTGTCCGACCAGTTCGAATATAGTCGGCCCGAGTAGTAGTCCGACTGCGATCCCGATGCATAGAAGTTGTTAAGGCCGGTGATCGTCGACCGGCCGAGGCCGGTGTTGTCGGTCATGTCGTCGGCCTGGACCTTCGCCTCGTTGACATGCTGATAGGTCGCCTCGAGACGATGGTTGTCCGAAAGGTACGCATCGGCGCGAACGAAATACCGATCGCTCTTGAAGGGCAGTGTACGGGCCACACCGCCGACGTCGATACCGTAGGAATTATTGAGAACACCGGCGATCTGATCGAACAGCGCCTGCGTGATGAATGTCCGGTCATTCGCCAGACCCGCGCCCACCGGTCCGGATTCGACGGCATCGACGACATCGACACGCTCGTAGGCACCGAAAAGGAACAAGCGATCCTTGATAATCGGCCCGCTGAGGGTTCCGCCGAAGCGCAAGTCCCGATTGACCCCGTTGGCGGCAACGCCACCGGCCCGGTCGCCGGACAGATCGAGGTTCGAGTACGTGATGAACGCGCTGCCGCTGATGTCGTTCGAACCCGACTTCGTCACCGCGTTGATCGCGCAACCCGTAAACGATCCGTAGGTTACGTCCATCGGAGCGAATTCGACCGAGGTCTCACGGATCGCATCGTACGGGATAGGCGTGCCGGTGCGGCTCGAGAACGGAGTGTCGGTCAGACCGTAAACGTCGCCCTGGTTGATCCCGTCGACGGTGAAGGCGTTCGAGCGGTCGTTGCCGCCAAGGCATGAAACGCGGTCCGATTCCTGATTTCGGTCGAGGCTGACGCGCGGGTCGATGCGGATGACATCGCGCAAGTCGCGCTCGAAGGTGGGAACGCTTTCGAGCACCGCGAGGCCAAAGGACTGGCCGGGACCGGTCGTGACGGTGGTCAGGTTAGCGCGCGCTCCCGAGACAACGATCTCGCCGCCACCGGCTGTCAGAGCAAACGAAAGGTCGGCATTGCCCTGCAAGGTCAACTGGACGCCCTCAACCGTCTGGCCCTCGAAGCCGCCGGCATTGGCTGCCACTGTGTAAGGGCCGCCGGTTACGAGGCCGTCGGCGCGGAAGTTGCCGTCTGCGCCGGTCGTCAGGCTACGCTGGGCACCCGTCCGGATGTCGGTGATCGTGACGGTCGCGCCGGGGATCGCATTGCCGGCCTCGTCAGCGACGGAGCCTTGGATACCGGACGTGATCTGCTGCGCCATGACGGGCGCGGGCAGGATGGCGGTGGCGGAAAGGCTGACGACGCTCGCAGCCAAAAGATACTTGAGCTTCATGGAATGACGATCCCTTGCATTCGATGAGGAGAATCGGGTGAGGACAGGGTTGCCGTTAGTCGGCTAGCGCGGCTGCCAGAAGTATCTTCTGTTACGGGTGTGTGACAATCGCACGCGGAGTTATCCACACACCCCGCCAATCAACGAAGCTGCTTGATTTCGCTGCCTTTTTTCATGTTGCCGCAATGCAACATACTGACAAAAAAGTCAGTAAAGGCTCATCGCGGCGCGTCGCATGGCGAATCAGGCGAGGTTTATCTCGCGAAGCCGCTGCTGCAGGAACTCGTGGCTCGAGATCGGCTCGGGGTGATCTTCGGGTCGCGCCGGGTCGATGCAGCTGTCGAGTGTGACGATGTCGAAGTCCGGGCGGAAGTGCAGGAAGAACGGCATCGAGTAGCGGCTGCGATAGGCCGCCTCGCCCCGGGGATTGACCACCCGGTGCTGGGTCGACTTGAGGCGGCTGTTAGTGAGCCTGTCCAGCATGTCGCCGATGTTGACCACCAGCGCGCCTTCGGGCGTGTCGACGGCCTTCCATTCGCCCTTGGCGGTCAGCAGCTCCAGACCGGCTTCCTCGGCACCGAGGAGCAGCGTGATGGTGTTGATGTCGCCATGCGCCGCGGCGCGGATGGCGCCCTCTGCATGCGGTCCGTCGAGCGGCGGATAGTGGAGCAGCCGCATGACCGAGTTGCCGTCCTCGACCGTCGAGGCAAACCAGTCTTGCGGAAGGCCGAGGTGGATCGCGATCGCTTCGAGGACGCGGCCGCCGGCCTTTTCGAACGCCGCATAGAGCTCGGTGAAAGTCTCGCGAAAACCCTCGACCTCGCTCGGCCAGACGTTGTCGGCCATGTATTCGGACAGGGGATGTCCTGCGGGCAGCTCGCGCCCGACGTGCCAGAACTCCTTGAGATCGTGGACCGCGGCATCCTTCGCCCGCTCGACGCCGAACGGGGTGTAACCGCGCGCGCCGCCTCCGCCTTCGATCTTGTAGGCCTTCTTGACCTCCTCAGGCAGCGCAAAGAACGCCTTCGAGAGTGCCTCCGCGCGCGCGATCAGGTCCGCGGGAATACCGTGGTCGCGGATGACGGCGAAGCCGTATTCGCGGAACGAGCGACCGAGTTCGTCGGCGACTTCGTCGAGTGGGCGGGCGATCGATAAGGAGGCGATTTCGGACATTGGTTGCGACTCTAGTAAGGAAGGAAAAGGCCGGCGAGCGCGGCGCTCATGAGGTTGGACAGCGAACCCGCGGCCAGCGCCTTCAATCCCAGCTTCGCGATCACGGGTCTTTGATTTGGGGCAAGCCCGCCGGTCACGGCCATCTGGATCGCGATGGATGAGAAGTTGGCAAAGCCGCACAGCGCGAAGGTCACGATCGCCCGGCTGCGATCGGACAGCGCCGCGGCATCGAGCTGGCCGAGGTCGATGAAGGCGACGAACTCGTTGAGCACGACCTTCGTCCCGAACAGTCCGCCCGCGACCGACGCCTGATCCCACGGCACGCCGATGAGGAACATGACCGGTGCGAAGAGAAAACCCAAGAGCTTCTGGAAGCTTAGATTGCCGAAAACCTGACCCACGGAAAAGCAAAGCCCTGGCTCACCAGTGGCGCAAGCTGCTCGCAAGACACCCTCGCCGAAAAGGCCGAGAATGCCGTTGGCGAGCGCTACCAGCGCGACGAAGGCGAGCACCATGGCGCCGACCGCGACCGCCAGCTTCACGCCGGTCTGCGCTCCTTGCGCCGCCGCTTCGATCACGTTGGCGGGCTTCTGGCCTTCCTCGAAGGTCTCGGCGAGTTCCACTTCGTGCGCCTTGCCGCCTTCGACGAGCGCCGCCGGGCCTTCGGCGCTGATGCGCGCTTCGGGCAGTTCGATCCGGTCTTCGGTTGCCGGGGCCGGCTCGTCCTCGTCCTCGTCCGGCATGATTATCTTGGCCATAAGGATCCCGCCGGGCGCCGACATGAATGCGGCAGCTAGCAGATAGGGCAGATATTCCGACCCCAGCAGGCCCGCATACGCCGCGAGGATCGTGCCCGCGACGCCCGCCATGCCGACGGTCATGAGCGTGAACAACCGGCTCGGGGTCAGTGCGGCGAGATAGGGCCGGACGACCAGCGGGCTTTCCGACTGGCCCACGAAGATGTTCGCCGCCGAGCCCAATGCCTCGACCCGGCTGACGCCCGTGACCCAGCCGATCGCACCGCCGAGCCAGCGCACCAGGCGCTGCATGATGCCGAGGTGATAGAGGATCGACACGAGCGCGGCGAAGAACACGATTACCGGCAAGGCGCCGAGCGCGAACGTGTTCTGCAGCGGATTATCGCGGCCGAACAGGAATGCCGTCCCTTCGTTGGCGTAGGACAACAACGCGGCAACCCCGTCGGACATGCCCCGGATTCCGGCCACGCCCCACGGCGTGCGCAGGACGATGAATGCCAGCAGCGCCTGCAGCGCAAATGCCGAGCCGACGATCCTGAGGCTGATCCGGCGCTTGCCGTTCGAGAGCACGAAGGCGATGGCAAGGATCGCGACGATCCCGATAAGGCTGGCAACGACTGGCGGCATGAGTCCCCCGCATAATGGCGTCCGGTTACGATTGAAACCGGAATCGCGCCTGCGGCGCGGCGGGCTCTTTTGGGTTCCCACAGGCAATCGCGCAAGCGTCCTTCGCCTGCGCTTTTCTTTTCGCGAGCGCGGTGCCAATCCGTCGCGCCATGAACGAAACCCTTTCGGCCCAGCCATCCGAGGTCCGCGTGCCACGCGCGCTGTTCGTCTATCTGCTGCTTTACGGCGGCATGACCGTGCTGGCGGGCGTCATGGCCTACAAGCAGGTCGCGCTCTGGCCGACGAGCCTTGCGGTCGAATCGGGCATCTTCGCGTTCTTGCTGCTGGTCGTGATCTCGAGCACCGTCTCGCAGCTCTACGGCGATGCACGGGCACGCCAGCTCGTGTGGTGGGGTTTCCTGCCCCTGTTGGTCTCGTCGCTCCTGATGCAGCTCGTCCTCGCCCTGCCCGCTTCGTCCGAGATGGTGCAGTTCCGAGCGGACGACCTGACCGCGTTCGAACGCGTCCATTCGCAGCTCTGGCGCGTATGGATGGCAGGGCCCGCGGCCTACATCGTCTCCCTGCTGCTCAACGTATGGATCTTCTCCAAGCTGCGCGGCGAGGGTGGTGCGGGCGGCACCCTGGGAATCATGGTCCGCGGGGCGATCGCCTCCGCGCTGAGCCAGGCGATTGATTCGGTGATCTTCATCACCCTCGCCTTCTACGGCGAATTCGACATCACCAACCTGCTGATCGGGCAGGTCCTGGCAAAAGTCGCGCTGTCGATCGTGCTGGTCCCGCCGCTGATCGCGCTCGGCGTCAGCCTCGCCCGCCGATTGGACCGGGGCTCGGTCTAGCCGGCCCTCAGCAGGTCGCCGATGTCGGCGACCGGAATGCCGTGCCGGGCGAGGAAATCGCCCATGTCCTCGATGCGCGCCATCTCCCCGTCGTCGCGCATGATCGAGCAGATGACCGCAGCATCGCCCGCCCCGGCCCTGCGGCAGAGTTCGATTGCCGCCTCGGCCGCGGCGGGCCGCTCGGCGACGCCGCCCTCCGCCGTGATCAGCGGAAAGATGTGACCGGGGGAGACGATGTCGCTGGCGGTGGAGCCGTCCGCGACTGCGACCGCGATCGTATGCGCCCGGTCCGCAGCCGAGATGCCGGTCGATACCCCGCTCGCCGCCTCGATCGAACGACCGTGCGGACGGCCCGACTGGTTCTCGCGGCCCGGATTGATCAGCTCTATCCCGAGCCGCACCGCGCGCGCCGGGGTCACCGCGAGGCAGACGAGCCCGCGTCCATGCGTCGCCATGAAGTTGACCGCCTCGGCGCTGACATGCTTCGCGGCGACGCAGAAATCGATGTCGCCGCCCCGCAGGCGGTCACCGATGATCACGATGACGCGCCCTTCGGCGAGCGCCGCGAGCGCGGGCTGCAGCGGCCCGCTCACTGCTTGCCCTCCCCGAGCGCGAGCGCCGATGCGCCGCGAAACGTCTGCTTGCCGACGAGCTCGAGCTGCAGCCGCGCGCGGTCTTCGAGGCACTCGCCGTCGGGCGAGAACAGCCCGTGATAGACCTTGACCGTCGCGCCCATCGGCGTCGGCCAGCCGCGCAAGGCATGGACGATGGAGCGCAGCGTCTGCAGCGTGCTCATCGTCGCCTGGTCGCCATAGGCCGTTGCGATCAGGCCCACCGCGCGCCCGTCGAGATAGGGCCGCTCGTCCTTCGCCAGATCCTCCAGATAGTCGAGCGCGTTCTTGACCAGGCCGGAAATGCTTCCGTGGTATCCCGGCGCCGAGATGATCACGCCGTCGGCAAGACGAACCGCCTCGACGAGTTCGGCGCCGTCCTCGATGCCGTAGCCCTCGCCTCGGTAGTGGGGCAGCGCGCGCAGGTAGTCCCCGCCGAAG
Protein-coding regions in this window:
- a CDS encoding NADPH-dependent FMN reductase; translation: MTTRIVGIGGTVNPGSSTEQAMRLAGAAAEAAGADVKIFGGDYLRALPHYRGEGYGIEDGAELVEAVRLADGVIISAPGYHGSISGLVKNALDYLEDLAKDERPYLDGRAVGLIATAYGDQATMSTLQTLRSIVHALRGWPTPMGATVKVYHGLFSPDGECLEDRARLQLELVGKQTFRGASALALGEGKQ
- a CDS encoding energy transducer TonB, with product MAANDNFSSARRRPRPGTLILIVLLHVAAFYGLAKAFAPTMTASVEDAVLSTFTVTVETKEYVPPPEPEPDAGASGEEGKQAVPKPTAAPEPKIKVKPDPPAPKATSTGTADTSGAREQGSGTGAGGTGTGTGSGNGGSGQGGGIATKPVHVSGGINNARDYPVPPGGREARIGTEVIVKVTVGTDGRASNCSVFKPSPDPEADRITCRLVVDRLRFKPATDSAGNPVAAPFYWRQRWF
- a CDS encoding TonB-dependent receptor — its product is MKLKYLLAASVVSLSATAILPAPVMAQQITSGIQGSVADEAGNAIPGATVTITDIRTGAQRSLTTGADGNFRADGLVTGGPYTVAANAGGFEGQTVEGVQLTLQGNADLSFALTAGGGEIVVSGARANLTTVTTGPGQSFGLAVLESVPTFERDLRDVIRIDPRVSLDRNQESDRVSCLGGNDRSNAFTVDGINQGDVYGLTDTPFSSRTGTPIPYDAIRETSVEFAPMDVTYGSFTGCAINAVTKSGSNDISGSAFITYSNLDLSGDRAGGVAANGVNRDLRFGGTLSGPIIKDRLFLFGAYERVDVVDAVESGPVGAGLANDRTFITQALFDQIAGVLNNSYGIDVGGVARTLPFKSDRYFVRADAYLSDNHRLEATYQHVNEAKVQADDMTDNTGLGRSTITGLNNFYASGSQSDYYSGRLYSNWSDNFSTEFGYSRSEITDEQSPLGGGEAQDENPITRIVVGVNNGTSRGLFVAGPGFSRSANRLSVSVDQFRAKGILNQGAHTLTFGAEMNKADLNNLFVQNGTGTLYFRDVNALIAGTPNNGTSFSTTDPAAVAAGTTIGADINNSRDGNIESAAAAFSRTIYTAFVQDEWDVTDRLNLIGGVRVDWYDGDRPRLNSRFVQRYGQANTIGFSNIDPVVAPRFALDYDAGDFGFARNLRIKAGVGVFSGGDPVVWFGNAFQNDGFATAPGNLNTTSCGTTNINVLSGGSFTGFPQCVRNSAQALAAQGGGDTQSIDPDIKMPSVLRYNLGLSATLGAGGSFFSGWNLNLDYIRSQYRNPLTLVDLSQVPDFRIGLNGFTIDGRPINRAIDPTVAGCTARLVQDGTAISYTNVNAACFSTSRDDELQLTNGGKYTSQIASAILAKRFERGLFTEGGSTFINIGYAFTDSKDRRSMYRSTAGSNYDGTAAFDRQNPPATRSFYSTKHNITLAAQFKEAFISEEAKTGFGFTFVARSGRPYSLTFGGSGRFYDSASGNDNALLYIPTGVNDPNLAPTSNAAAVQSLVNYIDALPCAKKYAGRTIERNSCSNEWYYDLDLNFSQEFPGPLNGRDKFRFTATLDNFLNFLDSDWNVFRRRDFEGLVNVVDTPSTPVDAQGRYIISSFAPDDAALVQPSSSLWRIKVGLSYDF
- a CDS encoding 3,4-dihydroxy-2-butanone-4-phosphate synthase; translated protein: MSGPLQPALAALAEGRVIVIIGDRLRGGDIDFCVAAKHVSAEAVNFMATHGRGLVCLAVTPARAVRLGIELINPGRENQSGRPHGRSIEAASGVSTGISAADRAHTIAVAVADGSTASDIVSPGHIFPLITAEGGVAERPAAAEAAIELCRRAGAGDAAVICSIMRDDGEMARIEDMGDFLARHGIPVADIGDLLRAG
- a CDS encoding queuosine precursor transporter — translated: MNETLSAQPSEVRVPRALFVYLLLYGGMTVLAGVMAYKQVALWPTSLAVESGIFAFLLLVVISSTVSQLYGDARARQLVWWGFLPLLVSSLLMQLVLALPASSEMVQFRADDLTAFERVHSQLWRVWMAGPAAYIVSLLLNVWIFSKLRGEGGAGGTLGIMVRGAIASALSQAIDSVIFITLAFYGEFDITNLLIGQVLAKVALSIVLVPPLIALGVSLARRLDRGSV
- a CDS encoding NupC/NupG family nucleoside CNT transporter; amino-acid sequence: MPPVVASLIGIVAILAIAFVLSNGKRRISLRIVGSAFALQALLAFIVLRTPWGVAGIRGMSDGVAALLSYANEGTAFLFGRDNPLQNTFALGALPVIVFFAALVSILYHLGIMQRLVRWLGGAIGWVTGVSRVEALGSAANIFVGQSESPLVVRPYLAALTPSRLFTLMTVGMAGVAGTILAAYAGLLGSEYLPYLLAAAFMSAPGGILMAKIIMPDEDEDEPAPATEDRIELPEARISAEGPAALVEGGKAHEVELAETFEEGQKPANVIEAAAQGAQTGVKLAVAVGAMVLAFVALVALANGILGLFGEGVLRAACATGEPGLCFSVGQVFGNLSFQKLLGFLFAPVMFLIGVPWDQASVAGGLFGTKVVLNEFVAFIDLGQLDAAALSDRSRAIVTFALCGFANFSSIAIQMAVTGGLAPNQRPVIAKLGLKALAAGSLSNLMSAALAGLFLPY
- a CDS encoding mannose-1-phosphate guanylyltransferase, giving the protein MSEPTIIPVILCGGSGTRLWPRSRKARPKPFLPLTGERTLFQATLDRCRGEGFASPIIVAGKDHMALVADQSSPDATLIVEPSAKSTAPAIGLAAASLPADAIMLVCPSDHHIADAEAFREAARAAAGLAADGWLVAFGINAKRPETGYGYIRRGEAIAGGYRIDRFVEKPDRATAETFLAKGGYAWNGGIFAFLAGAYLDELAAHRPAMVEAVRAAINGAERDGSTIHPAAGPFAGIAAESVDYAVMENSNRAAVVPADMGWSDIGNWAALRDALAGDADGNRTRGKADLVDCRNVLVDTDGPRVSVVGLQDVIVVVDGDEVLVTSAEGTQLVGKLPGPTNQ
- a CDS encoding isopenicillin N synthase family dioxygenase, with the translated sequence MSEIASLSIARPLDEVADELGRSFREYGFAVIRDHGIPADLIARAEALSKAFFALPEEVKKAYKIEGGGGARGYTPFGVERAKDAAVHDLKEFWHVGRELPAGHPLSEYMADNVWPSEVEGFRETFTELYAAFEKAGGRVLEAIAIHLGLPQDWFASTVEDGNSVMRLLHYPPLDGPHAEGAIRAAAHGDINTITLLLGAEEAGLELLTAKGEWKAVDTPEGALVVNIGDMLDRLTNSRLKSTQHRVVNPRGEAAYRSRYSMPFFLHFRPDFDIVTLDSCIDPARPEDHPEPISSHEFLQQRLREINLA
- a CDS encoding class I mannose-6-phosphate isomerase — protein: MTTVRALETKTVEKVWGRDALPPPFSTSPGKCVGEIWFDPPPELPQLLVKYLFTSENLSVQVHPSDADAPPGSRGKDECWLVLSTEPGAKLAVGFAEEIAPQTIRAAAIDGSIEDRLEWFAVEAGDFIYLPAGTVHAIGAGISLVEIQQNSDVTYRLYDYGRPRELHLDDAIAVASGAPHDPALRCHVPAHGSVKLVDGPHFRLDRTDGAPNGETLARYGGRPTLVVPLDDSVVIDGLAIPPGSCGLAGDLGEARLEFRGRALLVQSV